One window of the Candidatus Chryseobacterium colombiense genome contains the following:
- a CDS encoding S8 family serine peptidase, whose translation MKKILLAAVFLTGFSFTYAQEAKGKNVDPKEDKDLMTWYHKDFSSAKVYGVNTENAYKYLESKGLKPKTVVVGVLDSGVQVDHPGLVKNIWSNPNEIPNNGKDDDGNGYIDDVHGWNFIGGKNGDIDVDNMEVTRVVAKYKPIFEGDDSAKNKANQAKMPEDFAMYMKAKDLFSKKSLEAKQGFQTYTMINEAIPSMVKLLGGKNVTPENVAAIKTTDQKEAMILQVLKQVAASPEFQGKTPAEFEKIMKDQMKEALDYFGPQAKQYDLSYDPRKEIVGDNYDDYSERNYGNNHYEGPDAMHGTHVAGIIAGLPQGKEIQYGVASKVAKIMSVRTVPNGDERDKDVANAIRYAVDNGAKVLNMSFGKPVSPGKTVVWDAFKYAEDKGVLLVKAAGNENEDVAEHLAYPTNFKNVTDEKPFVNNVIVVGASTNKNDALRAGFSNYNKKMVNVFAPGDEIYSTVPHNEYKYLQGTSMASPVVAGAAAVLLAYMPSLTPAQIIESLVKSSNPNTTDGFADFSQAGGVIDVKKAAEYAYTHFYNGKSGEVKKATKSVKKTVKK comes from the coding sequence ATGAAAAAGATATTATTAGCTGCTGTTTTTTTAACAGGTTTTAGCTTTACTTACGCTCAGGAAGCTAAAGGTAAGAATGTAGACCCAAAAGAAGATAAAGATTTAATGACTTGGTATCATAAAGATTTTTCTTCTGCCAAAGTATATGGTGTAAATACGGAGAATGCTTACAAATATTTGGAATCTAAAGGATTGAAGCCTAAAACGGTTGTAGTAGGAGTTCTAGACAGTGGAGTACAGGTAGATCATCCTGGTTTGGTAAAAAATATATGGTCTAATCCGAATGAAATTCCTAATAATGGAAAAGATGATGACGGAAACGGCTATATTGATGATGTTCATGGATGGAACTTTATCGGAGGAAAAAACGGCGATATCGACGTCGACAATATGGAGGTGACAAGAGTGGTAGCAAAATATAAACCTATCTTCGAGGGTGATGATTCTGCAAAGAACAAAGCAAATCAAGCTAAAATGCCTGAAGATTTTGCAATGTATATGAAGGCTAAAGACCTTTTCTCTAAAAAAAGTCTTGAAGCGAAACAAGGCTTTCAGACTTACACAATGATTAACGAAGCCATTCCTTCAATGGTAAAATTGTTAGGCGGGAAAAATGTTACTCCTGAAAATGTTGCAGCTATTAAAACAACGGATCAGAAAGAAGCTATGATTCTTCAGGTATTGAAGCAGGTAGCTGCAAGTCCTGAATTCCAAGGAAAAACTCCGGCTGAGTTCGAAAAAATAATGAAAGACCAGATGAAAGAAGCTCTGGATTATTTTGGACCTCAGGCAAAACAATACGACTTATCTTATGATCCTAGAAAAGAAATCGTAGGAGATAATTACGATGATTATTCTGAAAGAAATTACGGGAACAATCATTATGAAGGTCCTGATGCAATGCACGGTACTCACGTAGCGGGTATCATTGCAGGTCTTCCACAAGGAAAAGAAATTCAGTATGGAGTAGCTTCTAAAGTGGCAAAAATCATGTCCGTAAGAACAGTTCCAAACGGAGACGAAAGAGATAAAGACGTAGCCAACGCAATCAGATATGCGGTAGATAACGGAGCTAAAGTTTTAAATATGAGCTTTGGAAAACCGGTTTCTCCAGGTAAAACTGTAGTTTGGGATGCCTTTAAATATGCTGAGGATAAGGGAGTTCTTTTAGTAAAAGCTGCAGGTAACGAAAATGAAGACGTTGCTGAACATTTAGCATATCCTACCAATTTTAAAAATGTTACAGACGAAAAACCATTTGTAAACAATGTAATTGTAGTAGGAGCAAGTACCAATAAGAATGATGCTTTGAGAGCGGGTTTCTCTAACTACAACAAAAAAATGGTAAACGTTTTTGCTCCAGGTGATGAGATCTATTCTACAGTGCCTCATAATGAGTATAAATACCTTCAGGGAACTTCAATGGCTTCTCCTGTGGTAGCGGGTGCAGCAGCGGTTTTATTAGCGTATATGCCAAGTCTTACTCCGGCTCAGATTATTGAGTCTTTAGTTAAATCAAGTAATCCTAATACAACAGACGGGTTTGCAGACTTTTCTCAGGCAGGAGGGGTAATTGATGTGAAAAAAGCAGCTGAATATGCTTATACACATTTTTATAACGGTAAATCTGGTGAAGTGAAAAAAGCTACGAAATCTGTAAAAAAGACTGTTAAAAAATAA
- a CDS encoding OmpA family protein, whose product MKFTKTYIGALFLSSALLLTSCEAVQNSNHQQRGTAVGAASGAIIGGILGNNVGKGKNAALGAVLGGVIGGVTGNVIGSKMDKQAREIKETLPGAQVERVGDGIKVTMNESIVNFAFDSSNLTSVAQANLDKLAQVLTNNPDTNINIYGHTDSVGKDAYNMSLSQRRADAVKAYLVGKGIASNRMFTKGEGKTMPVASNDTEEGRAKNRRVEFAITANEKMINEAQQGQ is encoded by the coding sequence ATGAAATTTACAAAAACATATATCGGAGCTCTTTTTTTATCATCAGCTCTATTGCTTACAAGCTGTGAGGCTGTACAGAATTCTAATCATCAGCAAAGAGGTACCGCAGTAGGTGCTGCATCCGGAGCAATTATCGGTGGTATTTTAGGAAACAATGTAGGAAAAGGTAAAAATGCTGCATTAGGAGCTGTTTTAGGAGGAGTTATTGGTGGGGTTACTGGTAACGTAATCGGTAGTAAAATGGATAAACAGGCCAGAGAAATTAAAGAAACTTTACCTGGAGCACAGGTAGAAAGAGTGGGAGATGGTATTAAGGTTACTATGAATGAAAGTATCGTTAACTTTGCTTTTGACTCATCCAACCTTACATCTGTTGCACAAGCTAACTTGGATAAATTGGCTCAGGTATTGACTAATAACCCCGATACTAATATCAATATCTACGGACATACAGACAGCGTAGGTAAAGATGCTTACAACATGTCGCTTTCTCAAAGAAGAGCTGACGCTGTAAAAGCTTATTTAGTAGGAAAAGGAATTGCTTCAAACAGGATGTTTACAAAAGGTGAAGGTAAGACTATGCCTGTAGCATCAAACGATACCGAAGAGGGTAGAGCTAAAAACCGTAGAGTAGAATTTGCAATTACTGCAAATGAGAAAATGATTAACGAAGCTCAGCAAGGGCAGTAG
- a CDS encoding decaprenyl-phosphate phosphoribosyltransferase, translating into MKKYLKLLRVEQWVKNLFVFVPLFFSGNIQNMDLLTKSIFAFIIFSLAASTVYILNDYNDIEADKKHPEKRRRPLASGAISKAKALGILAGLFITDVLLVFVAQIYFNQVLWKFALIILAYLGMNLAYTFKLKHVPIVDICIIAIGFVLRVLAGGYITEIEISQWAILLTFVLALVLAIGKRRGELINAQVSGKTRRALDGYNVQFADVALSISIALAIVCYLMFTLSPEIQMKLHSGVFYTVIFVVFAFLRYLQQTLVYNRTESPTKIIYRDRYIQVTLILWVAAFLILIYFKK; encoded by the coding sequence ATGAAGAAATATTTAAAGCTACTTAGAGTAGAGCAGTGGGTGAAAAACCTGTTTGTATTTGTTCCCCTTTTTTTTTCAGGTAATATCCAGAATATGGATTTACTTACTAAAAGTATTTTCGCATTTATCATTTTTTCCTTGGCGGCCAGTACAGTGTATATCTTAAATGATTATAACGATATTGAGGCCGATAAAAAACATCCGGAAAAAAGAAGACGTCCTTTAGCAAGTGGCGCAATCTCTAAGGCAAAGGCGCTGGGAATTCTGGCGGGATTATTTATTACAGATGTTTTGCTTGTATTTGTTGCACAGATTTATTTTAATCAGGTATTATGGAAGTTTGCATTGATCATTCTGGCTTATCTTGGGATGAACCTGGCCTATACTTTTAAACTGAAACATGTTCCTATTGTAGATATCTGTATTATTGCTATTGGTTTTGTATTAAGAGTTTTGGCAGGAGGTTATATTACAGAAATAGAGATCTCTCAATGGGCGATTTTACTGACTTTTGTTCTGGCCTTAGTATTGGCAATCGGAAAAAGAAGAGGTGAACTTATCAATGCTCAGGTTTCCGGAAAAACGAGAAGAGCTTTAGATGGGTATAACGTGCAGTTTGCAGATGTTGCGTTATCAATTTCTATTGCTTTAGCTATTGTCTGTTATCTTATGTTTACCTTATCTCCTGAGATTCAGATGAAGTTGCATTCAGGTGTGTTTTATACTGTTATATTTGTGGTATTTGCCTTTTTAAGGTATTTACAGCAGACTTTAGTATACAACAGAACAGAATCGCCTACAAAAATTATTTATAGAGACAGATATATACAGGTAACTTTAATATTATGGGTTGCTGCATTTTTAATTTTAATTTACTTTAAAAAATGA
- a CDS encoding FAD-binding oxidoreductase: MKPNFVQKVTNWGNFPVVKKEMKSDDSFKKIKDFVLTHNEVIARGNGRCYGDASLGENIFSTKKLNKFISFDRLNGIIECEAGVLLSEVLEISVPQGYFLYVTPGTKFVSVGGAIASDVHGKNHHAEGCFSEYVIDFKLMIENGEIINCSREENIERFWATIGGMGLTGIILSAKFKLKNIESAYIRQESIKAENLDEIFTLFEESESWTYNVAWIDCLQTGKNIGKSILMRGEHAFPHELPQNFKEKPLRLKKKFEPSVPFYFPGFVLNKFTVKIFNLLYFKKQSKKEVKNIIDYETFFYPLDVVRDWNKIYGKSGFIQYQMVIPKEKGKEGMKKILETIARSGNGSFLAVLKLFGKNNPEAYNSFPMEGYTLALDFRVNSKLKALVGQLDNIVQEFGGRIYLTKDSMSKSSLTNYLKNIQNSKFVSLQHKRIINNNQGS, encoded by the coding sequence ATGAAGCCGAATTTCGTACAAAAGGTTACAAACTGGGGGAATTTTCCCGTAGTGAAAAAAGAAATGAAATCTGATGATAGCTTTAAGAAAATCAAGGATTTTGTACTTACTCATAATGAAGTTATAGCAAGAGGAAACGGAAGATGTTATGGAGATGCTTCGTTGGGTGAAAATATTTTTTCAACAAAAAAATTAAATAAGTTCATCAGTTTTGACCGCTTGAATGGAATTATTGAATGCGAAGCGGGGGTTTTACTTTCAGAAGTATTAGAAATCTCTGTTCCGCAAGGATATTTTTTATATGTAACTCCAGGAACCAAGTTTGTTTCGGTCGGAGGAGCAATTGCTTCCGATGTTCACGGAAAGAATCATCATGCAGAAGGCTGCTTTTCAGAATATGTCATAGATTTTAAATTAATGATAGAAAATGGTGAAATCATTAATTGCTCCAGAGAGGAAAATATCGAAAGATTTTGGGCGACAATAGGAGGAATGGGACTTACCGGAATTATTCTTTCCGCTAAATTTAAACTTAAAAATATAGAATCTGCCTACATCCGTCAGGAAAGCATTAAAGCGGAAAACCTTGATGAGATCTTTACATTATTTGAAGAAAGTGAAAGCTGGACTTACAATGTAGCCTGGATTGATTGTTTACAGACAGGAAAGAATATCGGAAAAAGTATTTTAATGAGAGGGGAACATGCTTTTCCGCATGAACTTCCGCAAAACTTCAAAGAAAAACCTTTACGATTAAAGAAAAAATTTGAACCTTCTGTTCCTTTTTATTTTCCAGGGTTTGTTTTAAATAAGTTTACGGTTAAGATTTTTAACCTGTTATACTTCAAAAAACAATCTAAAAAAGAAGTAAAGAATATTATTGACTACGAAACCTTCTTTTATCCTTTAGATGTGGTGAGAGACTGGAATAAAATCTACGGTAAATCAGGATTTATCCAATATCAGATGGTTATTCCTAAGGAAAAAGGAAAAGAAGGAATGAAAAAAATTCTTGAAACGATTGCTAGAAGCGGGAATGGTTCGTTTCTGGCAGTTTTAAAGCTTTTTGGAAAAAATAATCCGGAAGCTTATAACTCTTTTCCGATGGAAGGCTATACTTTGGCACTGGATTTCAGAGTAAATTCAAAGCTTAAAGCCTTGGTTGGACAGCTTGACAACATTGTTCAGGAATTTGGAGGGAGAATTTATCTTACGAAAGACAGTATGAGCAAATCGTCTCTTACCAACTATCTTAAAAATATTCAGAATTCAAAATTTGTGTCTTTGCAGCATAAGAGAATCATAAATAATAATCAAGGCTCATGA
- a CDS encoding SDR family NAD(P)-dependent oxidoreductase → MIVLGSTSEVAQAFVEKALQEGERFEKVYLFTSNKETTERFARHIDVKFLQQSEVIELDLTKEIDYNIFENINSTLLFCAIGYLGEGTEEGLYDNKNTQKIIEINYSKLIPLINYFAHKFENRRSGTIIGLSSVAGDRGRQSNFIYGSAKAAFTAYLSGLRNYLFDKKVHVITIKPGFMATKMTEGLPLNPKLTASPRQAADCIYKAFKKQKNVAYVLPVWGVIMMIIRNIPEFIFKKLKL, encoded by the coding sequence ATGATCGTTTTAGGAAGTACGTCTGAAGTTGCACAGGCATTTGTAGAAAAAGCATTGCAGGAAGGTGAAAGGTTTGAGAAAGTTTATCTTTTTACCTCCAATAAAGAGACAACGGAGAGATTTGCCAGACACATTGATGTAAAGTTTCTGCAGCAGTCTGAAGTAATCGAATTGGATCTTACGAAAGAAATAGATTATAATATATTTGAAAATATCAATTCAACGTTATTATTTTGTGCGATAGGATATTTGGGCGAAGGAACAGAAGAGGGATTATATGACAATAAAAATACACAGAAGATCATAGAAATCAACTATTCAAAATTAATTCCTTTGATCAATTATTTTGCTCACAAATTTGAAAACAGAAGATCCGGAACAATTATAGGGCTTTCTTCTGTAGCAGGAGATCGGGGAAGACAGAGTAATTTTATCTATGGAAGCGCGAAAGCAGCTTTTACGGCTTATCTAAGTGGGCTTAGAAATTATCTTTTTGACAAAAAAGTGCATGTCATTACGATAAAACCAGGTTTTATGGCCACTAAAATGACAGAAGGATTACCTTTGAATCCGAAACTGACGGCCAGTCCGAGACAAGCTGCCGATTGTATTTATAAAGCATTTAAAAAACAAAAAAATGTTGCATACGTTTTGCCGGTTTGGGGCGTTATTATGATGATCATCAGGAATATTCCTGAATTTATATTTAAAAAATTAAAGCTATAA
- a CDS encoding HAD family hydrolase, which translates to MKKLYCFDFDGTLTYKDTMFMYLKFYNPAKYHIQFLRHVPLFILLKLKLAQTEKVKKSFIGSILKGQSQEKIEKKSKQFFERHYPKIVRENALDFINNIDRNNTQSLLVTASLDIWTKPFADAFQMQLISTRAEFKNGIFTGNFIGKNCNGKEKLERIKEEIDHKKYDKIIAFGDTSGDKPMLKWANEGHYQFFH; encoded by the coding sequence ATGAAAAAATTGTATTGTTTTGATTTTGACGGAACACTTACCTATAAAGATACTATGTTTATGTATCTGAAGTTTTACAATCCTGCCAAATACCACATACAGTTTTTAAGACATGTGCCGCTTTTTATTCTGTTAAAGCTGAAATTGGCTCAAACCGAAAAGGTAAAGAAAAGCTTCATAGGATCAATTTTAAAAGGACAATCACAGGAAAAAATCGAAAAAAAATCCAAACAATTTTTTGAACGTCATTACCCTAAAATTGTCAGAGAAAATGCTTTGGATTTTATTAATAATATCGATAGGAATAATACACAAAGTTTATTGGTTACTGCTTCACTGGATATTTGGACAAAACCTTTTGCAGATGCATTCCAAATGCAGCTGATTTCTACCCGTGCAGAGTTTAAAAACGGTATTTTTACGGGAAATTTTATTGGTAAAAATTGCAACGGAAAAGAAAAGCTGGAAAGAATAAAAGAAGAAATAGACCATAAAAAATACGATAAAATAATAGCTTTTGGAGACACCTCCGGCGACAAGCCGATGCTAAAATGGGCGAATGAAGGACATTACCAATTTTTTCACTAA
- a CDS encoding cysteine desulfurase family protein yields the protein MNKIYLDNAATTPLSEEVIDAMVATMKMNFGNPSSTHSFGQEAKILIENVRRQVADYLHVTPAEIIFTSCGTESNNMIIKSSVEHLGVERIISSPLEHKCVSESVLDMKSRKGVEVNYIRPNEKGDIDLNKLEELLKASDKKTLVTLMHANNEIGNLMDIKKVAELCKAHHALFHSDTVQTMAHMHLDFSDIQVDFASCSAHKFHGPKGVGFAFIRKSSGLKGIITGGPQERSLRAGTENVAGIVGLGKALELSLQNMEAYTNHMQDVKSYAIERLTEEIPGIKFNGRSAEKENSLYTVLSALLPYKNPLIGLQLDMKGIAISQGSACSSGASKPSMVMMMVLCEDEMDHCTPLRISFSHLTTKEDIDALATALKEISKDFVIENTNVEHR from the coding sequence ATGAACAAAATATATCTTGATAACGCTGCAACTACACCTCTTTCTGAAGAAGTGATCGATGCTATGGTAGCTACCATGAAAATGAATTTTGGAAACCCTTCCTCTACGCACAGTTTTGGGCAGGAAGCTAAAATTCTTATCGAAAATGTGAGAAGACAGGTTGCGGATTATCTTCATGTGACTCCTGCTGAGATTATTTTTACGTCTTGCGGAACTGAGTCTAACAACATGATTATCAAATCAAGTGTTGAACATCTTGGTGTAGAAAGAATCATCAGCTCCCCTTTAGAGCACAAATGTGTTTCTGAAAGTGTTTTAGATATGAAAAGCAGAAAGGGAGTTGAGGTAAACTACATTCGTCCGAATGAAAAAGGAGATATTGATCTTAATAAACTTGAAGAACTTTTAAAAGCATCAGACAAGAAAACATTGGTTACTTTAATGCATGCTAATAATGAGATCGGAAATTTGATGGATATTAAAAAAGTAGCAGAATTGTGTAAAGCTCACCATGCTCTTTTCCATTCAGATACGGTACAGACAATGGCTCATATGCATTTGGATTTCTCTGATATCCAGGTTGATTTTGCCTCTTGTAGCGCTCACAAATTCCATGGTCCGAAAGGAGTTGGTTTTGCTTTTATCAGAAAATCAAGCGGTTTAAAAGGAATCATTACAGGGGGGCCTCAGGAAAGAAGCTTAAGAGCCGGAACTGAAAATGTAGCCGGAATTGTAGGTTTAGGAAAAGCTTTGGAGCTTTCCTTGCAGAATATGGAAGCTTATACCAATCATATGCAGGATGTAAAAAGCTATGCGATAGAAAGACTTACAGAAGAAATTCCAGGGATTAAATTCAACGGAAGAAGTGCAGAGAAGGAAAACAGTCTTTACACCGTTTTAAGCGCTTTATTACCTTATAAAAACCCATTAATCGGTCTTCAGCTGGATATGAAAGGAATTGCTATTTCTCAAGGAAGTGCATGTTCTTCAGGAGCTTCAAAACCTTCAATGGTAATGATGATGGTTCTTTGTGAAGATGAAATGGATCATTGTACGCCTTTGCGTATCTCTTTTAGCCATTTAACAACTAAAGAAGATATTGATGCTTTGGCAACAGCTCTGAAAGAAATTTCGAAAGATTTCGTTATAGAAAATACAAATGTTGAGCATAGATAG
- the trxA gene encoding thioredoxin, which yields MALEITDSSFQETVLKSDKPVLVDFWAVWCGPCRTLGPIIEEVATDFDGKAIVGKVDVDNNQEISMQYGIRNIPTVLIFKNGEVVDKLVGVAPKEVIAEKLSAHL from the coding sequence ATGGCTTTAGAAATTACAGATAGCTCATTTCAGGAAACGGTTTTAAAATCAGATAAGCCGGTATTAGTAGACTTTTGGGCTGTATGGTGTGGACCATGCAGAACTTTAGGACCAATCATCGAGGAAGTAGCAACTGACTTTGATGGAAAAGCAATCGTAGGAAAAGTAGACGTAGACAACAACCAGGAAATTTCTATGCAATATGGAATCAGAAATATCCCTACTGTTTTAATTTTCAAAAACGGTGAAGTGGTAGATAAATTGGTTGGTGTAGCTCCAAAAGAGGTAATCGCTGAAAAATTAAGTGCACACTTATAA
- a CDS encoding SDR family oxidoreductase has translation MSKHDVKGKVVLIAGGGKNLGGLLSKDFAAKGAKLAIHYNSESSREESEKTLAEVQALGAEAFLFQGDLTKVENITKFFDEAKTKFGGIDIAINTVGMVLKKPFTETTEKEYDTMSDINSKVAYFFLQEAGKKVNDSGRICTIVTSLLAAYTGLYSTYAGMKAPVEHFTRAASKEFGAKGISVTAVAPGPMDTPFFYGQEAEDAVAYHKSASALGGLTDIKDIAPLVEFLVTDGWWITGQTIFANGGYTTR, from the coding sequence ATGTCTAAACACGATGTGAAAGGAAAAGTTGTTTTAATTGCCGGAGGTGGTAAAAACTTGGGAGGACTTTTAAGCAAAGATTTTGCTGCTAAAGGTGCAAAGCTGGCCATTCATTATAACAGCGAAAGTTCAAGAGAAGAAAGTGAAAAAACCTTGGCAGAAGTTCAAGCTTTAGGAGCTGAAGCTTTTTTGTTTCAGGGAGATCTTACAAAGGTTGAAAATATCACTAAATTTTTCGATGAGGCAAAAACCAAATTCGGAGGAATCGATATTGCAATCAATACTGTAGGTATGGTACTTAAAAAGCCCTTTACAGAAACTACAGAAAAGGAATATGATACGATGTCGGATATCAACTCTAAAGTAGCCTATTTCTTTTTACAGGAAGCGGGAAAAAAAGTAAACGATAGTGGAAGGATTTGTACGATTGTAACCTCACTTCTTGCGGCTTATACGGGATTGTATTCTACATACGCAGGGATGAAGGCTCCGGTAGAACATTTTACACGGGCTGCTTCCAAAGAATTTGGTGCAAAAGGAATTTCTGTTACAGCAGTGGCTCCTGGACCAATGGATACTCCGTTTTTCTATGGTCAGGAAGCTGAGGATGCAGTTGCTTATCATAAGTCTGCATCAGCATTAGGAGGTCTTACGGATATTAAAGATATTGCTCCTTTGGTAGAGTTTTTGGTAACTGATGGATGGTGGATTACCGGGCAGACTATTTTTGCAAACGGAGGTTATACTACCAGATAA
- a CDS encoding universal stress protein encodes MRTILVPVDTTSTTENAVKISADWAKQYGYDHIILLKTNNESVFEYLHIAEGHSFVNEESINIILKDTEELLEKLSQIILEKSPEIKVSKATTDMSLIRSINDIIKNQENVELIILGSDDKASVTESFISQNIIDIARTSPIKTLIVPNSYTYTPIKNILIPCDVESITKLDRLFHYKSIIHQKDIHLSLLNINKKNSSVTNSRKEELEKYIHENLNDIPNSIHYSFDENIINGILSFASLNKTDLVIALPGKHSFLYYLANRSISEGIYQNASQPVLILK; translated from the coding sequence ATGAGAACAATACTTGTACCTGTTGACACAACATCAACCACCGAAAACGCAGTGAAAATTTCTGCAGACTGGGCAAAGCAATACGGATATGATCATATCATCCTTTTAAAGACCAATAATGAATCTGTATTCGAATACCTGCACATCGCGGAAGGACATTCTTTCGTCAATGAAGAAAGCATCAATATTATACTGAAAGACACAGAAGAATTATTAGAAAAACTTAGCCAAATTATTCTTGAAAAATCACCTGAAATAAAGGTTTCGAAAGCAACTACCGATATGTCATTAATAAGAAGTATTAATGATATTATAAAAAATCAGGAAAACGTTGAACTAATTATTTTAGGCAGTGATGACAAAGCATCTGTAACCGAAAGTTTCATTTCGCAAAATATAATAGACATAGCAAGAACCAGCCCTATAAAAACCTTAATTGTTCCGAACAGCTATACATATACCCCAATCAAGAATATATTAATTCCTTGCGATGTTGAAAGCATTACAAAATTAGACAGATTGTTCCATTACAAATCGATTATTCATCAAAAAGACATTCATTTATCTCTTTTAAATATCAATAAAAAAAATAGCTCTGTAACAAACTCCAGAAAAGAAGAGCTTGAAAAATATATCCATGAAAATTTAAATGATATTCCGAACAGTATCCACTACTCTTTTGACGAAAATATTATCAACGGCATTTTATCCTTTGCATCATTAAATAAAACCGACCTCGTTATTGCATTGCCAGGTAAGCACAGTTTCCTTTATTATTTAGCTAACAGAAGTATTTCTGAAGGAATTTACCAAAACGCAAGTCAACCAGTTTTGATTTTGAAATAA
- a CDS encoding MarR family transcriptional regulator → MIPSQNQNISQLALELGLAMSEMKSTLRQKIQMRINEYDPSLSFELIEILGILWRNNGINQQEISNQISKDKSSITYLVNNLTKRGFVERMENKNDRRNKQIFLTESGKKLMEELYPWALELYEKAAGDIHKEDLTNALLLIKQMTTNLNK, encoded by the coding sequence ATGATTCCCTCGCAAAATCAAAACATTTCTCAATTAGCATTGGAACTTGGGTTAGCAATGAGTGAGATGAAAAGTACATTGAGACAGAAAATTCAGATGAGAATCAATGAATATGATCCGTCTCTTTCTTTTGAACTTATTGAAATTCTTGGAATTCTCTGGAGAAATAACGGAATAAACCAACAAGAAATAAGCAACCAAATAAGCAAGGATAAATCAAGCATAACCTATCTGGTTAATAATCTTACAAAAAGAGGATTTGTAGAGCGAATGGAAAATAAAAATGACCGAAGAAATAAACAGATCTTTCTTACAGAAAGTGGAAAAAAACTTATGGAAGAATTATATCCATGGGCTCTTGAACTGTATGAAAAAGCCGCAGGAGATATTCACAAAGAAGATCTCACCAATGCTCTGCTCCTCATTAAACAAATGACGACCAATCTTAACAAATAA
- a CDS encoding DUF1826 domain-containing protein, with product MINTFSGKDQIGVVSSFSDLVNTNFEGTVNAICWERNLVGDFKEITSKLQLKGNITEVSTENLLKLQLSENGHNARKIILNDLQLLTDFGASPTLNLLKNYERDVEFSFISTDVYSYHVDRSPVGTDTFLCTYHGTSSDILPNDQATQKILIPEIRKKLKELHDGPEEEFEDFLKEYFFDLHYEPKPNAQPINLGTGHLWRLAVDHPEQKVLPCIHRAPVENDGEYRLLLIC from the coding sequence ATGATCAATACATTTTCTGGCAAAGATCAAATTGGAGTAGTTTCTTCATTTTCTGATCTTGTAAATACCAATTTTGAAGGAACCGTGAATGCTATTTGCTGGGAAAGGAATTTAGTGGGAGATTTTAAAGAAATCACCTCTAAACTTCAATTAAAAGGCAATATTACTGAAGTTTCCACTGAAAATCTTTTAAAGCTGCAGCTTTCAGAAAACGGACATAATGCAAGAAAAATTATTTTGAATGACCTACAATTATTAACTGATTTTGGAGCATCTCCTACCCTTAATTTACTTAAAAATTATGAACGGGATGTGGAATTCAGCTTCATTTCAACAGATGTTTATTCTTACCATGTTGATCGCTCTCCTGTGGGAACAGATACTTTTTTGTGTACATATCATGGTACTTCCAGTGATATTTTACCTAATGATCAGGCAACTCAGAAAATACTGATTCCAGAAATCAGAAAAAAGCTTAAAGAGCTGCATGATGGTCCGGAAGAAGAATTTGAAGACTTTTTAAAGGAATACTTTTTTGATCTTCATTATGAACCTAAACCGAATGCTCAACCTATAAATTTAGGAACAGGCCATCTTTGGAGATTAGCTGTAGATCATCCTGAACAAAAGGTTTTACCGTGTATTCATCGTGCACCTGTAGAAAACGATGGAGAATATCGCCTGCTTTTAATTTGCTGA